ACATCGAGGATCCTTCACTGCGTGGTTTGGAGGGCGAAGAGCGCATGGATGCGCTTCGCGATGACATCGAAGCGCGCGTGGTGGAGTTCCTACGCGCGCAGCGATAGGCGTTTTATTTCTCCAGTACGTACCACTGCACCGAGTTAGCCGGTAGGTGAAGCGTGGCGGAGTTCTCCGCCACGTGAATGTGCTGGGGAAGTGGGTTCCCAGCGCCTTCGTAGACGGCGTCATCGGTGTTGAGTACCATCTGCCATTCGCCGTCCTGTGGAACCCAGAGGCCATAGTTGGGGATGGAAGAGCCAGAAAGGTTGCACACGGCGAGTAGCGCGGAGCCGTCCGCACCGTAGCGGACGTAACCCAGCACGTTATTCGTCGAGTCATCGGCCTTGACCCATTGGAAGCCGTCTTGGCTGAAATCCTGGCTCCACAAAGCTGGGGTGTCGCGGTAGATGAGGTTGATATCGCGCACGAGGCGCTTAATGCCCTGGTGCCATTCGCTACCCCAACCGTCGAGGTTGCTCCAGTCCACGGAATGCTCCTCGGACCACTCGGTGGTTTGGCCAAATTCTTGGCCCATGAAGAGCAGATTCTTGCCGGGGTGGGAGAACATGTAGCCATATAGAGCGCGGAGGCCGGCGGCCTTATTCCAGTCGTCGCCAGGCATGCGCTCCCACAGCGAGCCTTTACCGTGCACAACTTCGTCGTGGCTAAACGGCAACACGTAGCGCTCGGAGTAAGCATAGACCATGGAGAAGGTGAGCTCGCCGTGGTGATAGGAACGGTGAATGGGCTCGTGCTTGAAGTACTCCAGGGTGTCATTCATCCAGCCCATGTTCCACTTCAGGGAAAAGCCCAACCCGTTTTCGGAAGTAGGAGCGGTAACTCCCGGCCAGGAAGTGGATTCCTCGGCAATGGTAAGTACGCCAGGATGGGTGCGGTTGAGGGTGGCGTTGGTTTCCTGCAGGAATTGCACGGCCTCGAGGTTCTCGCGGCCGCCATATTGGTTGGGTAGCCACTCATCGCGGGAATAGTCCAGGTAGAGCATGGAGGCGACGGCGTCTACGCGCAGGCCGTCGATATGGAACTCTTCGGCCCAGTATAGGGCGTTGGCTACGAGGAAATTGCGGACCTCATTGCGGCCGAAGTCAAAGACATAGGTGCCCCAATCGGACTGCTCGCCGCGGCGGGGATCGGGGTGCTCGTAGAGAGCCTGACCGTCAAAGCGACCAAGAGCCCAATCATCCTTGGGGAAGTGTGCTGGCACCCAGTCCACGATGACGCCGATGCCATTCTCGTGCAGGGCATTGACCAGCTCTCGGAATTCATCCGGCGAGCCCCAACGCGCAGACGGGGAGTAGTAGCCAGAGACTTGGTATCCCCAAGACCCGCCGAAGGGGTGCTCGGCTACGGGCAAGAGCTCGACGTGGGTGAAGCCGTGCTCCTTGAGATAAGGGATGAGCTCCTCGCGAAGGCGGTTGTAGTTGGCGCCAACCTTCCACGAGCCGACGTGCACCTCATAGATGCTCATGGGGACATCGAGGTTTCCGGTGCGCTTGTCCATCCAAGCAGAATCGGACCAGGCGAATCTGGTGGAATCCACGATCGAGTCCGTCTCCGGCGGGCACGCGGTGCGCTTGGCTAGGGGATCGGCCTTGTCTTTGCGGCCCTCGTGGCTAAAGATGGCGAACTTATAGTGCTCGCCAGCACCGATACCGGGAACAAAGACCTCCCACACACCAGTAGAACCGAGTGAACGCATCGGATACTGGGTGGGGTTCCAGCCACAGAAATCGCCCACGACGGCAACTCCCCGGGCATTGGGTGCCCATACGGCAAAGGAGACGCCGGAAACGGTACCCATCTCGGTGTCATAGGAACGCAGGTTGGCGCCGAGGACATCCCAGAGGCGCTCGTGGCGGCCTTCGCCAATCAGGTGCAGATCCAGCGAGCCCACCGTGGGAAGGAAGTGGTATCCATCGGCCACGGTGCGGGTAGGGGCCTTGGGGTAGCTGATCTCTAGGCGGTAATCGCAGTTATCGCCAATTTCCGCCTCCCAGATGTCATCGCCGACCAAATCCATGGACACGGATTGCGTGGGAGTGTGCAGCTGCACCTCGGTAGCGCCTGGTTGGCGGGTGCGGACGGTACCTTCGTGCC
The nucleotide sequence above comes from Corynebacterium tuberculostearicum. Encoded proteins:
- the glgB gene encoding 1,4-alpha-glucan branching protein GlgB, yielding MTIPAADLARLNDCRHHDPHGFYGWHEGTVRTRQPGATEVQLHTPTQSVSMDLVGDDIWEAEIGDNCDYRLEISYPKAPTRTVADGYHFLPTVGSLDLHLIGEGRHERLWDVLGANLRSYDTEMGTVSGVSFAVWAPNARGVAVVGDFCGWNPTQYPMRSLGSTGVWEVFVPGIGAGEHYKFAIFSHEGRKDKADPLAKRTACPPETDSIVDSTRFAWSDSAWMDKRTGNLDVPMSIYEVHVGSWKVGANYNRLREELIPYLKEHGFTHVELLPVAEHPFGGSWGYQVSGYYSPSARWGSPDEFRELVNALHENGIGVIVDWVPAHFPKDDWALGRFDGQALYEHPDPRRGEQSDWGTYVFDFGRNEVRNFLVANALYWAEEFHIDGLRVDAVASMLYLDYSRDEWLPNQYGGRENLEAVQFLQETNATLNRTHPGVLTIAEESTSWPGVTAPTSENGLGFSLKWNMGWMNDTLEYFKHEPIHRSYHHGELTFSMVYAYSERYVLPFSHDEVVHGKGSLWERMPGDDWNKAAGLRALYGYMFSHPGKNLLFMGQEFGQTTEWSEEHSVDWSNLDGWGSEWHQGIKRLVRDINLIYRDTPALWSQDFSQDGFQWVKADDSTNNVLGYVRYGADGSALLAVCNLSGSSIPNYGLWVPQDGEWQMVLNTDDAVYEGAGNPLPQHIHVAENSATLHLPANSVQWYVLEK